The Anaerolineae bacterium sequence GGCCAAAGAAATCCCTCGCCAACAGGCCCAGCGCCACCCCCAGCGGCTCCACGGTCCAGAGGTAGGCCCAGGCCCCCCATTTCCCGGTCAGGCTGGTGAACAGGAACGCCAGGCAGTTGACCAGCAGGAGAACCCCCGGGAAGGTCAGGCCGTACAACTGCCGGCGCTGGTCCCACCAGATGAGGAGGGGCAGGAAAAAGCCGACAGCCGCCCAGCCCAGCAGGAGCGGCCACAGCCGGCCGAGGCTCAGGGGGCTGTCCGGCCCCAACAAGAGGCTCCCCACGCTGGTGAAGAAAAAGAGCAGGCCCAACAGCAGAACCATGATACCCACGTACAGCAGGCCCCGATTGCGCATCTTTCACCTCCTGTTCACTGGAGCGCCGCCCTTTCGCCGGGCGCCGGCACCGTTACCGTAAATCCGCCCAGGGGGCGTAGTTTGTCCGCCAGGCTCTGGGCGGCCTCTGCCTCGCCGTGCACCAACCATATCTGCTTCAGCCGGCCCAGCTCCATGCCGCGCACGTATGCGGTCAGCTCCTCGTAATCCGCATGGGCGCTGTAGCCGGTGATAAGTTCCACCCGCGCCCGCAGTTGGTAAGGCTCGCCGAAGATGCGCACCTCCGGCTGGCGCTCCAGCAGGCGCCGGCCCAGGGTGTGCTCCGCCTGGAACCCCACCAGCAGGACCACGTTGCGCGGATCCTCGATATTGTTCTTGAGATGGTGCAGGATGCGGCCGTGCTCGGCCATGCCGGAGGCACTGATGATGATAGCCGGCTCCCGCAGGAAGTTCAGCTCCTTCGACTCCTCCACGGAGCGAATATAACGCAGGTCTTGGAAGCCAAAGGGGTCTTTTCTATGATTGGAAGAAATGAATTCTCGGATTTCCTCATCGTAGCATTCGGGATGCAGGCGGAAGATCTCGGTGACATTCACCGCCAGCGGGCTGTCCACAAAGATCGGCAGACGGGGGATTTTGCGCGCCTCCCAGAGGCGGTGCAGGTGATAGACAAGCTCCTGGGTGCGGCCCACGGCGAAGGCGGGGATGATGACCTTGCCGCCCTGACGGTAGGTTTCATTGACGATTTCCCTCAGCCGGCGTTCGGCATCCTGGGGCGTCTCATGCCGGCGGTTGCCATAGGTGCTCTCCAGGATGAGGTAATTCACCCCCGGCACGGTCTCCGGGTCGCGCAGGATGGGCAGGTCGCGCCGGCCCACATCCCCGCTGAACATCAGCCGATACGTGCGGCCATTTTCCTCAATGTCAAGCACGACGAAAGCGGAACCCAGAATATGGCCGGCGTCGTAAAAGGTCAGCGTGATGCCCGGGCCAATGTGCATGGGGCGGTGATAGCCAACGCTGACGAAGGAGGGCAGACAGGCGACGGCGTCGGCGACGGTATAGATCGGCTCCACCGGCGGCAGGCCCTGGCGGGCGCGCCGCTTGTTCACATAGGCGGCGTTCTCCTCCTGGATATGGCCGCTGTCCTGGAGCATGGCACTGCACAGGTCGCGTGTGGCCGGCGTGGCATAGATCGGCCCGCCGAAGCCCAGCCGCACCAGGTTCGGGATATTTCCCGAATGGTCAATGTGGGCGTGCGAGAGCACCATGGCGTCAATGGAAGATGGGTCAAAGGGGAGCTGGCGGTTGCGCTCGTAGGATTCCTGCCGACGGCCCTGAAACAGCCCACATTCCAGCAGGAGCCGGAAGCCGTTCACCTCCAGCAGGTGCATGGAGCCGGTAACGGTGCGCACTGCGCC is a genomic window containing:
- a CDS encoding MBL fold metallo-hydrolase, with the protein product MEIQFLGAVRTVTGSMHLLEVNGFRLLLECGLFQGRRQESYERNRQLPFDPSSIDAMVLSHAHIDHSGNIPNLVRLGFGGPIYATPATRDLCSAMLQDSGHIQEENAAYVNKRRARQGLPPVEPIYTVADAVACLPSFVSVGYHRPMHIGPGITLTFYDAGHILGSAFVVLDIEENGRTYRLMFSGDVGRRDLPILRDPETVPGVNYLILESTYGNRRHETPQDAERRLREIVNETYRQGGKVIIPAFAVGRTQELVYHLHRLWEARKIPRLPIFVDSPLAVNVTEIFRLHPECYDEEIREFISSNHRKDPFGFQDLRYIRSVEESKELNFLREPAIIISASGMAEHGRILHHLKNNIEDPRNVVLLVGFQAEHTLGRRLLERQPEVRIFGEPYQLRARVELITGYSAHADYEELTAYVRGMELGRLKQIWLVHGEAEAAQSLADKLRPLGGFTVTVPAPGERAALQ